The Pseudovibrio sp. M1P-2-3 DNA segment AGGCCGGACGTTCCGGCCTGAGCTCGAAGGCTTGATCGGGTTCTTTGTTAACACCTTGACGCTGCGCAACCGTGTGGACTTAACCAGTTCCTTTGAAGAGCATCTGCAGCGGACACGGGAAGTGGTGTTTATCTGCCTTTGCTCATGCCCAAATTCCGTTTGAAGCGGTGGTACAGGCTCTGGAACCAGTGCGTTCCATGCAGCATGCGCCGGTGGCACAGGTGGCTTTTATTTTACAAAATACTCCTGAGGTGGAGTTTGAACCCCATTTAGGAGAAGTCGAGATCTCTGGTTTTACGCAGGCCCCGCCCCCGGCAGCAAAGTTTGAACTGGCCTTTGAGTGTGTGGAAA contains these protein-coding regions:
- a CDS encoding condensation domain-containing protein; protein product: MKSICSGHGKWCLSAFAHAQIPFEAVVQALEPVRSMQHAPVAQVAFILQNTPEVEFEPHLGEVEISGFTQAPPPAAKFELAFECVETDGGLEGNVFYATQVFDQQRWSVLLLNTADYYSRSCRPTSLSL